One Agelaius phoeniceus isolate bAgePho1 chromosome 8, bAgePho1.hap1, whole genome shotgun sequence genomic region harbors:
- the LOC143694687 gene encoding olfactory receptor 14C36-like: MSNSSSIRHFLLLALADTQQLQLLHFCLLLGISLAALLGNGLIISAVACGHHLHTPMFFFLLNLALADLGSICTTVPKAMHNSLWDTSNISYTGCAAQLFLFMFFISAEYSLLTIMCYDRYVSICKPLHYGTLLGSRACAHMAAAAWASAFLNALMHTANTFSLPLCHGNALGQFFCEVPQIIKLSCSHSNLRELGLIVVSLCFSCGCFVFIVFSYVQIFRAVLRIPSEQGRHKAFSTCLPHLAVVSLFLSTAAFAYLKPPSISSPSLDLSLSVLYSVVPPALNPLIYSLRNQELKAAVWRLMTGCFQEH; the protein is encoded by the coding sequence atgtccaacagcagctccatcaggcacttcctcctgctggcattggcagacacgcagcagctgcagctcctgcacttctgcctcttgctgggcatctccctggctgccctcctgggcaacggcctcatcatcagcgccgtagcctgcggccaccacctgcacacgcccatgttcttcttcctgctcaacctggccctcgctgacctgggctccatctgcaccactgtccccaaagccatgcacaattccctctgggacaccagcaacatctcctacactggatgtgctgctcagctctttctctttatgttcttcatctcagcagagtattccctcctgaccatcatgtgctatgaccgctacgtgtccatctgcaaacccctgcactacgggaccctcctgggcagcagagcttgtgcccacatggcagcagctgcctgggccagtgcctttctaaatgctctcatgcacacggccaatacattttccctgcccctgtgccatggcaatgccctgggccagttcttctgtgaagtCCCACAGATcatcaagctctcctgctcacactcaaacCTCAGGGAACTGGGACTCATTGTAGTTAGCCTTTGTTTCTCAtgtggctgttttgtgttcattgttttctcctatgtgcagatcttcagagccgtgctgaggatcccctctgagcagggacggcacaaagccttttccacctgcctccctcacctggctgtggtctctctgtttctcagcactgcagcgtttgcctacctgaagcccccgtccatctcatccccatccctggatctgtccctgtcagttctgtactcggtggtgcctccagccctgaaccccctcatctacagcctgaggaaccaggagctcaaggctgcagtgtggagactgatgactggatgctttcaggaacATTAA